The following nucleotide sequence is from Salinigranum halophilum.
GTACGACGGCTCGATCCCGTTCGACAAGCTCCAGACGCTCACCGTCGAGGACACGCCGCTGAAGCGCGCGTTCGGGTACGCGACGCTCCTCATCGAGACCGCGGGCTACGCACCGGGACAGTCGTCGGGTGGGGGTCGCGGGTCGGAGGCCGCCATCCCGCTGGCCGAGCGCGACCGCGTCTTCGAACTCGCGAACGCCATCGACGCCTTCGGCGACCCCGAACTCACGCGACCGCCGAAGCGGGTCCGTCGTCGCTACGTCGTCCGCTACCTCCTCGTGGTCGGCACGCTCGTCGCCGTCCTGTTCGGCGTCGACGCTGCCCTGGCCGGTGTGGCCGGGCTCGGTCCGCTCCCGTTCCCGTGGTACCTCCCGCTGGTGTTCGTCCTCGTCATCCCGCCGGCAGCCCACCTCAAGTGGACCCACCGGGGGTACTGGCTCGGCGAACACCACGTCGTCACGCGCAACGGCGTGTTGAAGCGACAGACGAAGGTCGTCCCGTACGACAGGATTCAGACCGTCATCGACACCCGCACGGTCTTCCAGCGGCGGTGGAACCTCGCGACGGTGACGGTCGACACGGCGGGGTCGCTCTCCATCACGGGCGGTGACGCCGCTGCCGTCGACGTCGACGACGCCGTCGCCGACGACCTCCGTGCCGAACTCGACGAGCGACTGCGCGAGGCGCTCGCCGAACGGCGGCGGACGCGACAGTCGCGCCGCGCCCGCGCGGACGCGCTCGGCGGCACCGCTACGGGGGCGACGGAACGCGACTCGTCGGATGGACAGGAATCGGACGACACGTCGGCGGGGTTCGTCTGGGGGGAATCGCTCGACGGCGGGTCGTCCGACAGCGAGCAGGGACCTGAGAGCGGGGACGAAGGCAAGGGAGAGGACGATGCCGGCGTGACCGGCGGCGACGGGG
It contains:
- a CDS encoding PH domain-containing protein → MKLSPLSVPYRVLERGGSLLVAAAFIVFSGGSMLDGLAGPLTLFALLGVGVLLLVGYEVAYYQRYEYELTADTFDIHSGVFARRDREIPLRRIQNVDISRNVVQRVLGLAAVDFETAGGSETEASLRFVSFEEAKRLQREVPRLKRSTAGEEPEEPEPATELFALSDRELALVGLLSFDFRVPGVLALVLSGSVPVVSSVLPSRGALPVAAFVLLLVVGVFLFSWIAGAVAAVVNYYDFHLVRAGDELQYERGLLQRYDGSIPFDKLQTLTVEDTPLKRAFGYATLLIETAGYAPGQSSGGGRGSEAAIPLAERDRVFELANAIDAFGDPELTRPPKRVRRRYVVRYLLVVGTLVAVLFGVDAALAGVAGLGPLPFPWYLPLVFVLVIPPAAHLKWTHRGYWLGEHHVVTRNGVLKRQTKVVPYDRIQTVIDTRTVFQRRWNLATVTVDTAGSLSITGGDAAAVDVDDAVADDLRAELDERLREALAERRRTRQSRRARADALGGTATGATERDSSDGQESDDTSAGFVWGESLDGGSSDSEQGPESGDEGKGEDDAGVTGGDGDDAEPTPGPDTEGPNRDHT